One stretch of Tenacibaculum sp. MAR_2010_89 DNA includes these proteins:
- a CDS encoding TonB-dependent receptor domain-containing protein: MKKLFTLLFTIVFSGFTWAQMQISGTVTDSNNDALPGANIIEKGTQNGANTDFDGKFNLTVQEGAILVVSFSGYETQEVSVNGKKVFNIVLKEGLELDEVIITGSRTPSRSNTTSSLPIDVVGVKELQATGQTTFDKALQYKIPSFNTVQTPVNDATSLLDPYEIRNMGPSRTLILINGKRKNLSSLLYTQTSPGRGETGADISGIPTDAIETIQILRDGASAQYGSDAIAGVMNIILKKDYKNGSATFRSGITGEGDGEMLGVSVNNGSRFGKKGFINYTIDFSKTKMANRPGTVDAEGEAADFGANINFVNEFLGRKPDAGNINASPETTAAKFLINGSHDLSENSDLYFNAAYVYKMVNSFANYRTPYWRTIGDFPYLANFFPGSHPTNAGGYDGYLPTFEGLLGDYNATVGIKSTINDWNVDGSITVGGNKQTYTVSNSHNRSTILDSNNENIYRENSPISFKPGGTAFSHVVGNLDISKILSDNVSIAVGTEFRAEDFEVIQGGLASYDGIGADSFAGNRPENSGEFNRYNLGGYFSVEWDATKDFQLNGTVRAENYSDFGSTFVWKVSSRYKFADDKYTIRASASTGFRAPTLHQIYTQKKQYSFVAGSGIQVSGLINNVSREARQLGVPRLKAEESTNFTVGIGGKPFNNFSFTLDYYNIEVEDRIVLSNELSTSFGTVSYFANAINTRTSGLDVVIGYKNLELGNGKLGFNLSGNYTFENGRTDNNGSALIDATQEALLFTSRPNTKWILGATYDVGNFGFTLNNTYFGTTKFKQAGMDSNLRTEFTPQIVTDLGVNYNIDDNWTVAFNANNILSVLPEWSFKAENAAGQAILNDPAQVKTQSNLITFNQRYSQMTYDGYHFSQLGSMFNLSVNYKF, from the coding sequence ATGAAAAAACTTTTCACGTTACTCTTTACAATTGTATTTAGTGGTTTTACATGGGCACAAATGCAAATTTCTGGAACAGTCACAGACTCTAACAATGATGCCCTACCTGGCGCAAATATCATTGAAAAAGGCACACAAAATGGTGCAAATACTGATTTTGATGGAAAATTTAACCTGACAGTCCAAGAAGGAGCAATACTTGTTGTTAGTTTTTCTGGATATGAAACACAGGAAGTTTCAGTTAATGGTAAAAAAGTATTTAATATTGTTTTAAAAGAAGGATTAGAACTTGATGAAGTAATTATAACAGGTAGTAGAACTCCTTCTAGAAGTAATACTACAAGTTCATTACCAATTGATGTTGTTGGTGTAAAAGAACTACAAGCAACCGGTCAAACAACTTTTGATAAAGCTTTACAGTATAAAATACCATCATTTAATACAGTACAAACACCTGTTAATGATGCTACTTCATTACTTGATCCATATGAAATTAGAAATATGGGACCAAGTAGAACGCTTATACTTATTAATGGTAAACGTAAAAACTTAAGTTCATTATTATATACACAAACATCTCCTGGTAGAGGTGAAACAGGTGCTGATATCTCTGGTATCCCAACTGACGCAATTGAAACTATTCAAATTTTACGTGATGGTGCATCTGCTCAATATGGTTCTGATGCTATTGCTGGTGTAATGAATATCATTTTAAAAAAGGATTATAAAAATGGTTCTGCAACATTTAGATCTGGAATTACTGGTGAAGGAGATGGTGAAATGCTTGGTGTTAGTGTAAATAATGGAAGTAGATTTGGTAAAAAAGGTTTTATAAACTACACTATTGATTTTTCAAAAACTAAAATGGCTAACAGACCAGGTACTGTAGATGCTGAAGGTGAAGCTGCCGATTTTGGAGCTAATATTAATTTTGTAAATGAATTTTTAGGACGTAAACCAGATGCTGGTAATATTAATGCTTCTCCTGAAACTACTGCTGCAAAATTCTTAATTAACGGTAGCCATGATTTAAGTGAAAATTCTGATTTATATTTCAATGCTGCCTATGTATATAAAATGGTTAACAGTTTTGCTAACTATAGAACTCCATATTGGAGAACTATTGGTGATTTTCCATATTTAGCTAACTTCTTCCCGGGAAGTCACCCAACAAATGCTGGTGGTTATGATGGATACCTTCCTACTTTTGAAGGTCTTTTAGGAGATTATAATGCTACAGTGGGTATTAAATCAACTATTAATGACTGGAATGTTGATGGTAGTATTACTGTAGGTGGTAACAAACAAACCTATACTGTTAGTAATTCTCATAATAGGAGTACAATTCTTGACTCTAATAATGAAAATATTTATAGAGAAAATAGTCCTATATCTTTTAAACCAGGAGGTACTGCTTTTAGTCATGTAGTAGGAAATTTAGATATTTCAAAAATATTATCAGATAATGTATCTATTGCAGTAGGTACTGAATTTAGAGCTGAAGATTTTGAAGTAATTCAAGGTGGTTTAGCTTCTTATGATGGAATTGGTGCCGATTCATTTGCTGGTAACAGACCAGAAAATTCTGGAGAATTCAACCGTTACAACTTAGGTGGATATTTTAGTGTTGAATGGGATGCTACTAAAGATTTTCAGTTAAACGGTACTGTTAGGGCTGAAAACTATTCAGATTTTGGAAGTACTTTTGTTTGGAAAGTAAGCTCACGTTATAAGTTTGCTGATGATAAATATACAATAAGAGCATCTGCTTCTACAGGATTTAGAGCTCCTACTTTACATCAAATATATACACAAAAGAAACAATATAGTTTTGTTGCTGGTTCAGGTATTCAAGTGAGTGGATTAATTAATAATGTTTCTAGAGAAGCTAGACAATTAGGGGTTCCTAGATTAAAAGCTGAAGAATCTACAAACTTTACTGTTGGTATTGGAGGTAAGCCATTCAATAACTTTAGTTTTACTTTAGATTATTATAATATTGAAGTTGAAGATAGAATTGTTTTAAGTAATGAACTTTCAACTTCATTCGGAACTGTTAGTTATTTTGCAAATGCAATTAACACAAGAACGTCTGGATTAGATGTTGTAATTGGTTATAAGAATTTAGAATTAGGAAATGGTAAATTAGGCTTTAACTTATCTGGTAACTATACATTTGAAAATGGTAGAACTGATAACAATGGTAGTGCTTTAATTGACGCAACTCAGGAAGCTTTATTATTTACTTCAAGACCAAATACTAAATGGATTTTAGGAGCAACATATGATGTTGGTAACTTTGGATTTACTTTAAACAACACTTACTTTGGAACAACGAAGTTTAAGCAAGCTGGTATGGACAGTAACTTAAGAACTGAGTTTACTCCACAAATTGTAACTGACTTAGGTGTGAACTATAATATAGATGATAATTGGACAGTAGCTTTCAATGCTAATAACATTTTAAGCGTATTACCAGAATGGAGTTTTAAAGCTGAAAACGCAGCTGGACAAGCAATTTTAAATGACCCTGCACAAGTTAAAACACAATCCAACTTAATTACTTTTAACCAACGTTATTCTCAAATGACATACGATGGTTACCATTTCAGTCAATTAGGATCTATGTTTAACTTATCAGTTAATTACAAGTTTTAA
- a CDS encoding TetR/AcrR family transcriptional regulator, with protein MPKVETFNKEVVIKQATEVFHRKSYSLTSMQDLVDATGLNRSSIYNTFGSKLDLYTVCLKSYQTNFKCSIENILKNINSPLKAIEAIFILNIKQNKNNKNIGCLINNCTSEMANQEVTIQKFLDNNHKSMIKLFQDFIEKGQQEGSINKNNTAYEYALYLLNSIQGLSISGILMNNCKQLESIVKTTLSTLK; from the coding sequence ATGCCAAAAGTAGAAACCTTTAATAAAGAAGTTGTAATAAAACAAGCTACTGAAGTTTTTCATCGGAAAAGCTACAGCTTAACGTCTATGCAAGATCTAGTAGATGCAACTGGCTTAAACCGATCTAGTATTTATAATACTTTTGGTAGCAAGCTAGATTTATATACAGTTTGTTTAAAAAGTTATCAAACTAACTTTAAATGTAGTATAGAAAATATTTTAAAGAATATTAATTCACCTCTTAAAGCAATTGAAGCTATTTTTATATTAAATATTAAGCAAAATAAGAATAATAAAAATATAGGTTGCTTAATTAATAATTGTACTTCAGAAATGGCCAATCAAGAAGTTACAATTCAAAAGTTCTTAGATAATAATCATAAAAGCATGATTAAATTATTTCAAGATTTTATTGAAAAAGGGCAACAAGAAGGTTCTATCAACAAAAATAATACTGCATATGAATATGCTTTATATTTATTAAACTCTATTCAAGGTTTAAGTATTTCTGGAATTTTAATGAACAATTGTAAACAATTAGAAAGTATAGTTAAAACAACCCTTTCTACATTAAAATAA
- a CDS encoding TonB-dependent receptor domain-containing protein — MSKKNTKIHFILFFACLFYFLTSYSQNKKQLLLSDALNIISNKHKVFFTYNPVVIKDQKVEVQNLQKLPLNQSIELLKKLTSYKIDYLGNNYYVLYASIKNKYYTNQKSLYNTQLKLLKDSINKKEEEVTVRGIVLNQYYQPIKKVNIIESNTQNGTISRNDGSFELKLLINNPIIFTHIGYKTEIVQTKNKFLRVLLKSGIELDEILIVGSRNNQRKKVDSPVSTDVIEIDNIKKKSEFLEVNQFIQNEIPSFNATKQSGSDGADHIVPATYRGLGPDQTLVLINGKRRHQASLINLYGTRGRGNSGTDLNAIPASAIKRIEVLKDGASAQYGSDAIAGVINIVLKDNVNQTNINSTVGFYNANNNSDQSKKGIDGFTYKADVNYGTKINKNGFVNVSAEFLSKDHTFRNGTNVRQKYGDAALKSSNLFINSEIPISPTMRAYTNGGYSFKNTEAYAFTRTSDSERNIISIYPNGFNPMITSNISDKSFTLGLKGKLKGWNIDFSNTYGKNNFHYFIKETLNATLLDKSPKEFDAGGHSLSQNTTNFDISKYFRSTFKGLNIALGLENRIESYKIFAGEEGSYASYDLNGNIVNSNTPINQIPTLNNKIRPGGSQGFPGYSPLNKVNRNRTSFSLYFDSEIDFSKKWLLTTAFRYENYSDFGNTINTKIATRFKVTSTTNLRASFSTGFRAPSLAQIYYNLKFTNYIDNKPVESFLIANNNPITNKFGIKQLKEEKAVNYSLGISHKASKNLQFFIDSYYIFIKDRIILSGNFDASSIDPNVQNVQFFANGVNTSTYGLDFKLNWCKKFTASKLFINFSGNFNKMKITRINNKDLDLKTFFGTREQYFLLASAPKHKLILNAIYSNKNISLSSSITRFSSLRLLDWQINKPLSDFNNSPEERLSASIDDYDAKYTLDSHFSYKLSKNYSIQIGVNNLFNTYPTQQGGNTDSGGLWDAVQMGSNGAFYYSKFSVNF; from the coding sequence ATGTCCAAAAAGAATACTAAAATACATTTTATACTATTCTTTGCTTGCCTTTTTTATTTTCTTACTAGCTATTCTCAAAATAAAAAACAGTTACTTCTTAGTGATGCTTTAAATATAATAAGCAATAAACATAAGGTGTTTTTTACCTATAACCCTGTTGTTATAAAAGATCAAAAAGTAGAAGTTCAAAACTTACAAAAGCTCCCACTAAATCAGTCAATTGAATTATTAAAAAAATTAACTTCTTACAAAATAGATTATCTAGGAAACAACTATTATGTATTGTATGCTTCAATAAAAAATAAATATTATACAAATCAAAAATCATTATACAATACACAATTAAAACTATTAAAAGATAGTATCAATAAAAAAGAGGAAGAAGTTACAGTACGAGGAATTGTACTTAATCAATATTATCAACCAATAAAAAAAGTTAATATTATTGAAAGTAATACCCAAAATGGAACCATTTCTAGAAATGACGGATCTTTTGAGTTAAAGCTTCTTATAAATAATCCTATCATATTTACTCATATAGGATATAAAACAGAAATTGTTCAAACAAAAAATAAATTTTTAAGAGTATTATTAAAATCGGGAATTGAATTAGATGAAATATTAATAGTCGGGTCTAGAAATAATCAAAGAAAGAAAGTAGACTCACCTGTATCAACCGATGTTATCGAAATAGATAATATTAAAAAGAAAAGTGAATTTTTAGAGGTAAATCAGTTTATTCAAAATGAAATTCCTTCATTTAATGCTACTAAACAATCAGGTTCAGATGGAGCTGATCATATTGTTCCTGCAACATACAGAGGATTAGGACCAGATCAAACATTAGTTTTAATTAATGGTAAAAGAAGACATCAAGCATCACTTATCAATTTATACGGAACAAGAGGTAGAGGGAATTCTGGTACAGATTTAAATGCTATTCCTGCCTCTGCAATTAAAAGAATAGAAGTTCTTAAAGATGGAGCCTCTGCTCAATATGGTTCTGATGCTATCGCAGGTGTTATAAATATAGTTTTAAAAGATAATGTTAATCAAACAAATATAAATTCAACTGTAGGGTTTTATAATGCAAATAATAATTCAGATCAAAGTAAAAAAGGTATCGATGGATTTACCTATAAAGCTGATGTAAATTACGGAACTAAAATTAATAAAAATGGTTTTGTAAATGTTTCAGCAGAGTTTCTTTCTAAAGATCATACATTTAGAAATGGTACAAATGTTCGACAAAAATATGGCGATGCAGCACTAAAAAGTAGTAATTTATTCATCAATTCTGAAATACCTATTTCCCCTACAATGAGAGCTTACACAAATGGAGGATATAGTTTTAAAAACACTGAAGCTTATGCTTTTACTAGAACTTCAGATAGTGAAAGAAATATAATAAGTATTTATCCAAATGGATTTAATCCAATGATTACTTCTAACATTTCAGATAAGTCATTTACACTAGGTTTAAAAGGAAAATTAAAAGGATGGAATATTGACTTTAGTAACACGTATGGAAAAAATAATTTCCATTATTTCATAAAAGAAACTCTAAATGCTACACTTCTAGATAAATCTCCAAAAGAATTTGATGCTGGTGGGCATAGCTTAAGTCAAAATACAACAAACTTTGATATTTCAAAATATTTTCGATCCACTTTTAAAGGCCTAAACATTGCCTTAGGTTTAGAAAATAGAATTGAAAGTTATAAGATTTTTGCTGGAGAAGAAGGCTCTTATGCTTCCTATGACCTTAATGGTAATATTGTTAATAGTAATACACCTATTAATCAAATACCTACCTTAAACAATAAAATAAGACCTGGAGGATCTCAAGGTTTTCCTGGGTACTCGCCCTTAAATAAAGTAAACAGAAATCGTACAAGTTTTAGTTTATATTTTGATAGCGAAATAGATTTTTCAAAAAAGTGGCTTCTAACAACAGCTTTTCGTTATGAAAATTATAGTGATTTTGGAAACACTATTAATACTAAAATTGCTACTAGGTTTAAAGTTACTTCAACAACAAATTTAAGAGCATCATTTAGTACAGGTTTTAGAGCTCCTTCATTAGCTCAAATTTATTATAATTTAAAATTCACCAACTACATAGATAACAAACCTGTTGAATCATTTTTAATAGCTAACAACAACCCAATCACTAACAAGTTTGGAATTAAACAGTTAAAAGAAGAAAAAGCTGTTAACTATAGTTTAGGTATAAGTCACAAAGCAAGTAAAAATTTACAATTCTTTATCGACTCTTATTATATTTTTATAAAAGATAGAATTATTTTGAGTGGAAATTTTGATGCATCAAGTATTGACCCTAATGTTCAAAATGTTCAATTCTTTGCTAATGGGGTTAACACTTCAACTTACGGATTAGATTTTAAACTTAATTGGTGTAAAAAATTTACAGCTTCAAAACTCTTTATTAATTTTTCAGGAAATTTTAATAAGATGAAAATTACAAGGATAAACAATAAAGATCTTGATTTAAAAACATTTTTTGGAACAAGAGAACAATATTTTTTACTTGCTTCAGCTCCGAAACATAAATTAATTTTAAATGCTATTTACAGTAATAAAAATATATCATTAAGTTCAAGTATAACAAGGTTTAGTAGTCTTAGATTACTTGATTGGCAAATAAATAAGCCGCTTAGTGATTTTAACAACTCTCCTGAAGAAAGATTATCAGCCTCAATAGATGACTATGATGCAAAATACACTTTAGATAGTCATTTTTCTTATAAATTATCAAAAAATTATTCAATTCAAATTGGTGTCAACAATCTATTTAACACCTACCCTACTCAACAAGGCGGAAATACTGATAGTGGAGGTCTATGGGATGCTGTTCAAATGGGTAGTAATGGAGCTTTCTATTACAGTAAATTTTCTGTTAATTTTTAA
- a CDS encoding DUF2461 domain-containing protein: MQFEKKTFQFLQDLENNNNRDWFAENKKVYDLSLNNAKELFTEINQNLELHDEIEKQKVYRIYRDVRFSKDKTPYNPRFAVSYSRKGKELRGGYFLQVKPGDTVLGGGFWQPEKEDLFRIRKEFELDASEIREILAEENFIKYFGGKLEGDELKTAPKGFDKEHESIDLIKKKGFVAIRRFTDKEVMSKNFLNEIDASFKTLRPYFNLMSDILTTNLNGESIL, translated from the coding sequence ATGCAATTCGAAAAAAAAACTTTTCAATTTTTACAAGATTTAGAAAATAATAATAACCGAGATTGGTTTGCAGAAAATAAAAAAGTGTATGACCTTTCCTTGAATAATGCGAAAGAATTATTTACTGAGATAAATCAAAACCTAGAGTTACATGATGAGATTGAAAAGCAAAAAGTATATAGAATATATAGAGATGTGCGTTTTTCAAAAGATAAAACACCTTATAATCCTCGTTTTGCAGTTTCCTATTCAAGAAAAGGTAAAGAATTAAGAGGAGGGTACTTTTTACAAGTTAAGCCTGGAGATACAGTTTTAGGAGGAGGCTTTTGGCAACCAGAAAAAGAAGATTTATTTAGAATCCGTAAAGAGTTTGAATTAGATGCTTCTGAAATAAGAGAAATACTTGCTGAAGAAAACTTTATAAAATATTTTGGAGGGAAATTAGAAGGAGATGAACTAAAGACTGCTCCTAAAGGATTTGATAAAGAACATGAATCAATAGATTTAATTAAAAAGAAAGGTTTTGTAGCTATTAGAAGGTTTACAGATAAAGAAGTCATGTCTAAAAACTTTTTAAACGAAATAGATGCTTCCTTTAAAACTCTTAGACCTTATTTTAATTTAATGAGTGATATACTTACTACAAATTTAAATGGAGAGTCAATACTATAA
- a CDS encoding SDR family oxidoreductase — protein MNKLQNKVAVITGANSGIGLATAKLFLKNGAKVVLAGRREDALNEATNGLSGDFITVVADVSKDEDNITLIKKAVEKYGNIDVLYLNAGVAPLATTTDITTAHYNEVF, from the coding sequence ATGAATAAATTACAAAACAAAGTAGCCGTAATAACAGGTGCAAATAGTGGAATTGGATTAGCAACTGCTAAATTATTCTTAAAGAATGGTGCTAAAGTTGTACTAGCAGGTAGAAGAGAAGATGCTTTAAATGAAGCTACAAATGGCTTATCTGGCGACTTTATAACTGTTGTTGCTGACGTATCTAAAGATGAAGATAACATAACACTAATTAAAAAAGCTGTTGAAAAGTATGGAAACATAGATGTATTATATTTAAATGCAGGAGTTGCACCTCTTGCTACAACAACAGACATTACAACAGCACATTATAATGAGGTTTTTTGA
- a CDS encoding SDR family NAD(P)-dependent oxidoreductase, with the protein MRFFDINVKGPILATKEALPHMNDNGSILFTNSIVHQKGFDGLSVYSASKGALRAYARVLTSEVKSRGIRVNSIAPGPIDTPIYGKMNLPQDVVEEMGKGFASQVPLGRFGTSEEIANTALFLASEDASYINGVELEVDGGLSQI; encoded by the coding sequence ATGAGGTTTTTTGATATAAATGTTAAAGGCCCGATTTTAGCAACTAAAGAAGCTTTACCACATATGAATGATAATGGAAGTATACTATTTACTAACTCTATTGTACATCAAAAAGGCTTTGATGGTTTATCAGTGTACTCAGCTAGTAAGGGAGCCTTAAGAGCCTATGCTAGAGTATTAACATCTGAGGTTAAATCTAGAGGAATTCGTGTAAACTCAATTGCCCCTGGTCCTATTGATACACCTATTTATGGAAAAATGAACTTACCACAAGATGTTGTAGAAGAAATGGGGAAAGGTTTTGCTAGCCAAGTACCTTTAGGCAGATTTGGAACTTCTGAAGAAATTGCTAATACAGCTTTATTTTTGGCTTCAGAAGACGCTTCATATATTAATGGAGTTGAACTAGAAGTGGATGGTGGCTTAAGTCAAATATAA
- the ychF gene encoding redox-regulated ATPase YchF, which yields MKAGIVGLPNVGKSTLFNCLSNAKAQSANFPFCTIEPNIGVVNVPDPRIQVLEGMVNPERVMPATVEIVDIAGLVKGASKGEGLGNQFLANIRETDAIIHVLRCFDNDNIIHVDASVDPVRDKETIDIELQLKDLETVQKRLERVKRTAKTGNKEAQIELEVLLKVEKTLLEGVSVRAIEFSEKDQEIVKSLQFITSKPVLYVCNVDEGSAVSGNAYVEKVREAVKDENAEVIVLAIGTEADITELDDYEERQMFLADIGLEEAGASVLIRAAYKLLNLQTYFTVGVKEVRAWTINIGDTAPQAAGVIHTDFEKGFIRAEVIKYDDYTSLGGEQKVKEAGKLGVEGKEYIVQDGDIMNFRFNV from the coding sequence ATGAAAGCTGGAATTGTAGGATTACCAAACGTAGGAAAATCGACATTGTTTAATTGTTTGTCAAATGCTAAAGCGCAGAGTGCAAATTTCCCATTTTGTACTATTGAACCTAACATAGGAGTGGTGAATGTACCAGACCCAAGAATTCAAGTTTTAGAAGGTATGGTAAATCCTGAAAGGGTAATGCCAGCAACTGTAGAGATTGTTGATATTGCAGGTTTAGTTAAAGGAGCAAGTAAAGGAGAAGGTTTAGGAAATCAATTCTTAGCAAACATTAGAGAAACTGATGCTATTATACACGTATTGAGATGTTTTGATAATGATAATATTATTCATGTAGATGCTTCTGTTGATCCAGTAAGAGATAAAGAAACTATTGATATAGAATTACAGTTAAAAGATTTAGAAACTGTTCAAAAACGTTTAGAACGTGTAAAAAGAACTGCTAAAACTGGAAACAAAGAAGCTCAAATAGAATTAGAGGTTTTACTAAAAGTTGAAAAAACTTTATTAGAAGGTGTTTCTGTTAGAGCTATTGAGTTCTCTGAAAAAGATCAAGAGATTGTAAAGTCATTACAATTCATAACCTCTAAGCCTGTATTATATGTTTGTAACGTAGATGAAGGTTCAGCTGTTTCTGGAAATGCTTATGTAGAAAAGGTAAGAGAAGCAGTAAAAGATGAAAATGCAGAAGTTATTGTATTAGCAATAGGAACTGAGGCAGATATTACTGAATTAGATGATTACGAAGAGCGTCAAATGTTTTTGGCTGATATAGGTCTTGAAGAAGCTGGTGCCTCAGTTTTAATTAGAGCTGCATATAAGTTATTAAATTTACAAACGTATTTTACTGTTGGAGTTAAAGAAGTAAGAGCTTGGACTATAAACATAGGTGATACTGCTCCACAGGCTGCTGGGGTAATTCATACCGATTTTGAAAAAGGTTTTATTAGAGCTGAAGTTATAAAGTATGATGATTATACTTCTTTAGGTGGTGAACAAAAAGTTAAAGAAGCTGGAAAGTTAGGAGTAGAAGGAAAGGAATACATTGTTCAAGATGGTGATATCATGAACTTTAGATTTAATGTATAA
- a CDS encoding RNA polymerase sigma factor — MSNLSDDILWKSLKEGDLKAFSVLFKKFYPPLFSYGLKISKDPVITEDSLQDFFVYIFEHKENLSDLDKIAPYLFSSYRRFIIKRINKIKKYSIVRNIDKNIVDINFTPEEFITNQESTTFRNKNLTKLVNELPKRQKEVIYLKFHCNLKAKEIAETMDINYQSVINILHKAIKNLREEMAILQLLNS; from the coding sequence ATGAGTAATTTATCTGATGACATTTTATGGAAATCATTAAAAGAAGGTGATCTTAAAGCTTTTTCTGTACTATTCAAAAAGTTTTATCCTCCTCTATTTAGTTATGGTCTAAAAATTTCAAAAGATCCTGTTATTACTGAAGATTCTTTACAAGATTTCTTTGTATATATATTTGAACACAAAGAAAACTTAAGTGACTTAGATAAGATTGCTCCTTACTTATTTTCTTCTTACAGACGATTTATTATTAAGAGAATAAACAAGATTAAAAAATATTCAATAGTTAGAAACATTGATAAAAATATTGTTGATATAAATTTTACCCCAGAAGAGTTTATAACTAACCAAGAATCAACAACCTTTAGAAATAAAAACCTTACCAAACTAGTCAACGAACTACCCAAAAGACAAAAAGAAGTTATTTATTTAAAATTTCATTGTAATTTAAAAGCTAAAGAAATAGCAGAAACAATGGATATTAACTATCAAAGTGTAATAAATATACTTCATAAAGCTATTAAAAATTTAAGAGAAGAAATGGCTATTTTACAATTATTAAATTCATAA
- a CDS encoding FecR family protein, which produces MAKRTYNTIHDFLNDSSFKNWAHNSQLSDISFWDFWLKNNPLKKDIAYEARDILLGINFKKTSIPEEKLNIEWNKLETKLKATQNKKNNILNKKYLTLISVAASILILISVGIYTTFLNSSYITHKTAYGETLDLKLKDGTSVTLNSNSSITYKNNNVRKVWLKGEAYFKVNKKETTNAKFWVNTDDLKVEVYGTEFNVNTKKEKTKVYLEEGSIWLTMNNGKSKKMIPGNYIEYSSEYKKITVDEKLISNEEKTSWKNGKLIFNNYTLEEALNKVTDTYGVNFTYKNPETKAFLITGIVPTTNLDICLNAIKKSTNIIIKKENTKLVVYKK; this is translated from the coding sequence ATGGCTAAAAGGACGTATAATACAATTCATGATTTTTTAAATGATTCATCATTTAAAAACTGGGCTCATAACAGTCAGTTATCTGATATTTCTTTTTGGGATTTTTGGTTAAAAAACAATCCTTTAAAGAAAGATATTGCTTATGAAGCACGTGATATATTACTAGGCATTAATTTTAAAAAAACGTCTATACCAGAAGAAAAGTTAAATATTGAGTGGAACAAACTTGAAACTAAACTAAAAGCTACTCAAAACAAAAAAAATAATATTTTAAATAAAAAATATTTAACTCTAATTAGTGTTGCTGCAAGTATTTTAATATTGATTTCTGTAGGTATATATACTACTTTTTTAAACTCATCGTATATTACTCATAAAACAGCATATGGTGAAACGTTAGATTTAAAATTAAAAGATGGTACTTCTGTTACATTAAACTCTAACTCTAGCATTACATATAAAAATAATAATGTTAGAAAAGTATGGCTTAAAGGTGAGGCTTATTTTAAAGTTAATAAAAAAGAAACCACTAACGCAAAATTTTGGGTAAATACCGATGACCTAAAAGTAGAAGTATATGGAACAGAATTTAACGTTAATACTAAAAAAGAAAAAACAAAAGTATATTTAGAAGAAGGTAGTATTTGGTTAACTATGAATAATGGAAAATCTAAAAAAATGATACCGGGTAACTATATTGAATACTCATCTGAATATAAAAAAATAACAGTTGATGAAAAATTAATTTCAAATGAAGAGAAAACATCTTGGAAAAATGGAAAGTTAATTTTTAACAACTATACATTAGAAGAAGCATTAAACAAGGTAACAGATACCTATGGAGTAAATTTCACTTATAAAAACCCTGAAACTAAAGCGTTTTTAATTACTGGAATAGTTCCTACAACTAATTTAGATATCTGTTTAAATGCTATAAAAAAATCAACAAATATTATTATTAAAAAAGAAAATACTAAATTAGTGGTTTATAAAAAATAA